A section of the Alkalispirochaeta americana genome encodes:
- a CDS encoding flagellar assembly protein FliW translates to MTDVTIESKPYGTVTVQEKQLIHFPAGLFGFERFRRYALLDAVHKPFLWLQSLEDRELAFILVNPYLVESRYELDIDPEDLAEIGKPDFDDLLVFAIVTIAREGDDRRATCNLQGPLIVNRRDRLGRQAISLDSRWGLQHSLLGKG, encoded by the coding sequence ATGACGGATGTAACGATCGAGAGCAAACCCTACGGGACGGTCACGGTTCAGGAGAAACAGCTGATTCATTTTCCGGCCGGTCTCTTTGGTTTCGAGCGGTTTCGGCGGTATGCCCTGCTGGATGCCGTGCACAAGCCCTTCCTCTGGCTCCAAAGCCTGGAGGATCGGGAGCTGGCTTTTATTCTGGTGAACCCCTACCTGGTGGAGTCCCGGTACGAACTTGATATAGACCCCGAGGATCTTGCCGAAATCGGAAAGCCCGATTTTGACGACCTCCTGGTTTTTGCGATCGTCACCATTGCACGAGAGGGAGACGACCGGCGGGCGACCTGCAATCTCCAGGGGCCGCTCATCGTGAATCGCCGCGACAGGCTGGGTCGGCAGGCGATCTCCCTGGACTCGCGCTGGGGGCTTCAGCACTCTCTCCTGGGAAAGGGGTAG
- the tsaB gene encoding tRNA (adenosine(37)-N6)-threonylcarbamoyltransferase complex dimerization subunit type 1 TsaB — protein MRTIALDTGSSILAIAAARGHEIVQIRELPPEFRHIENLTPALEELLREVGWSPSSLEALVVAAGPGSFTGLRVGMAAAKGLALACGAPVVSVDSLEALAATETAADPAFQGLLVPVIDARKARLYGALFQQDAADQELPGRFLENSDLPPRELARAITARNPRRWKLTGALDPEVLSPHMPREILERQLPARHPRASSALPGLVRCGAARLRQNQVDDPYAGPAYLRAGDVGEAKNYPRFSG, from the coding sequence ATGCGAACGATCGCTCTTGATACGGGAAGCTCCATTTTGGCCATCGCTGCCGCCCGGGGGCACGAGATTGTGCAGATCCGGGAGCTTCCGCCGGAGTTCCGCCACATCGAGAACCTGACCCCTGCCCTGGAGGAGCTCCTCCGTGAGGTAGGTTGGTCTCCATCCTCTCTGGAAGCACTGGTGGTGGCGGCAGGGCCGGGAAGCTTCACCGGATTGCGGGTTGGCATGGCCGCCGCCAAGGGGCTGGCCCTGGCCTGCGGAGCGCCGGTCGTCTCGGTTGATTCCCTGGAAGCCCTGGCAGCAACCGAAACAGCAGCAGATCCGGCCTTCCAGGGACTCCTGGTGCCGGTGATAGACGCCCGCAAGGCCCGGCTCTACGGAGCGCTCTTTCAGCAGGATGCGGCAGATCAGGAACTGCCCGGACGATTCCTGGAAAACAGCGATCTCCCGCCCCGGGAGCTGGCCCGGGCCATAACCGCTCGGAATCCTCGGCGATGGAAGCTCACGGGAGCCCTAGACCCGGAGGTTCTCTCGCCCCACATGCCCCGGGAGATCCTTGAGCGACAACTGCCTGCTCGTCATCCCCGGGCATCCTCGGCCCTGCCCGGCCTGGTGAGGTGCGGTGCAGCACGGCTCCGGCAGAATCAGGTCGACGATCCCTACGCCGGCCCGGCCTATCTCCGTGCAGGTGATGTGGGAGAGGCCAAGAACTATCCCCGCTTTTCGGGGTGA
- the csrA gene encoding carbon storage regulator CsrA has protein sequence MLILARKTKERIMIGSDIEISVVEIRGDQVKLGIVAPESVKVYRREVFEAIQAENEAAARSAPDDLSGLSDLISP, from the coding sequence GTGCTTATTCTTGCGCGAAAGACCAAAGAGCGAATCATGATCGGCTCCGATATCGAGATATCGGTGGTGGAGATTCGCGGTGATCAGGTCAAGCTGGGGATTGTCGCCCCCGAGTCGGTAAAGGTCTATCGCCGGGAAGTTTTCGAAGCGATCCAGGCTGAAAACGAGGCGGCTGCCCGCTCGGCCCCGGACGATCTCTCGGGGCTCTCCGATTTGATCTCCCCCTAG
- the fabZ gene encoding 3-hydroxyacyl-ACP dehydratase FabZ: MTITDLIPHRDPFLFVDNLETVSEKEIVGTVTFGPERPFFAGHFPDYPVVPGVVLVESMAQCGGAGVRQLGVLGEKLFFLASIQGVKFRRQVRPGETVRMTVTNQRISPRMLRQSGVATVDSEVACEAEWMCLVGDAPAS, encoded by the coding sequence ATGACTATTACTGATCTGATACCACATAGAGATCCTTTCCTCTTTGTTGACAACCTGGAGACGGTCTCCGAGAAGGAGATCGTTGGAACGGTCACTTTTGGGCCGGAGCGCCCCTTTTTTGCCGGCCATTTTCCTGACTACCCCGTGGTGCCGGGTGTTGTCCTGGTGGAGAGCATGGCTCAATGCGGCGGGGCCGGTGTGCGGCAACTGGGCGTCCTGGGAGAGAAACTTTTCTTCCTTGCATCGATTCAGGGTGTCAAGTTTCGTCGCCAGGTACGACCCGGCGAGACGGTGCGCATGACCGTTACCAACCAGCGGATCAGCCCGCGAATGCTCCGGCAATCAGGGGTGGCTACCGTGGATAGCGAGGTTGCCTGCGAGGCAGAGTGGATGTGCCTGGTGGGAGATGCACCAGCCTCATGA
- the flgK gene encoding flagellar hook-associated protein FlgK: MQSTFSGLELGKRGIMAHQRALQTVGHNLTNASTEGYSRQRVEFTPTHPLYRPGLNRAETPGQIGQGVDIARVERVRDELLDRRIITALGDESYWTTRERYVLQLEQVYNEPGDSSVRSLMDRFWDGWQELSLYPDQRASREAVLQRGEALVEGVRLRYQNLDRIRTMVEEEIRGGVKQINTLISDISDLNKEIVRVRAAGDSPNDLLDRRDLLVDRLSEHLDITVDERNPDEFSVYTAGYHIVQGRIARPFDLEPNRQNNGYSEVVWEHSGEAIRFRGGSLGALQELRDRDLREEIQALDTLVVNVADLVNEIHREGYGVNGRSGVDFFVEHPAVLDAQGNIDINQDGELDHSYIFRLSGANSLDGKAQIGLAGTLRLSASSGAAPGGIIEVPYRARDTVEDVIARINNSGAEVTARLNRTGQLELKGTVAADRDTPDFVLRHLEDSGQFLTGYSGLLNESGPAGAFVWNQADAVLGLRGENSLGASPSYSVAPLQNPSGWIAVNPEVQREPLSVASSFSVAGEPGEIGDGRAALAIAQIRNTPVGIGREETLDDYFADSVARVGLKGERAEISLRTSERIRKDLTDLRQSISGVNLDEELAQMIKFQHGYQAAARFITTVDRMLDTIINRLGS; the protein is encoded by the coding sequence ATGCAGTCTACCTTTTCCGGGCTGGAGCTGGGCAAACGGGGCATCATGGCCCACCAGCGAGCGCTTCAGACCGTAGGTCACAACTTGACAAACGCCTCCACCGAGGGCTACAGCCGTCAACGTGTGGAGTTTACTCCGACGCATCCCCTCTATCGGCCCGGACTGAACCGTGCCGAGACTCCCGGCCAGATCGGCCAGGGTGTTGATATCGCCCGGGTTGAGCGGGTCCGCGACGAGTTGCTGGACCGAAGGATCATCACTGCCCTGGGGGACGAGTCCTACTGGACCACGCGGGAGCGCTACGTCCTGCAGCTTGAGCAGGTCTACAACGAACCGGGTGATTCCTCGGTGCGAAGTCTTATGGATCGCTTCTGGGATGGGTGGCAGGAACTTTCGCTCTATCCTGACCAGCGAGCCTCCCGCGAGGCGGTTCTTCAGCGGGGGGAAGCTCTGGTGGAGGGGGTTCGTCTCCGGTATCAGAACCTGGACAGAATCAGGACGATGGTGGAAGAGGAGATACGGGGCGGGGTGAAGCAGATTAATACCCTCATCTCGGATATTTCCGACCTGAACAAGGAAATCGTACGGGTCCGGGCCGCGGGAGACAGCCCCAATGATCTCCTGGACCGAAGAGATCTGCTGGTGGATCGTCTGAGCGAACACCTGGATATCACTGTGGACGAGAGAAACCCCGACGAGTTTAGCGTATACACCGCAGGATACCATATCGTCCAGGGGCGAATCGCCCGGCCCTTTGATCTGGAACCAAACAGGCAGAACAACGGCTATAGCGAGGTGGTTTGGGAGCACAGTGGCGAGGCGATCCGCTTCCGGGGCGGCTCCCTGGGGGCCCTTCAGGAACTGCGCGATCGGGATCTCCGGGAAGAAATCCAGGCGCTGGATACGCTGGTGGTCAACGTGGCTGACCTGGTGAACGAAATTCACCGCGAGGGCTACGGGGTAAACGGCCGGAGCGGTGTCGATTTTTTTGTGGAACACCCGGCTGTTCTGGATGCCCAGGGGAACATCGATATAAACCAGGACGGTGAGCTTGATCATAGTTATATCTTCCGTCTCAGCGGTGCCAACTCCCTGGACGGGAAAGCCCAAATTGGCCTGGCCGGTACCCTGCGTCTCTCGGCCTCTTCCGGGGCTGCCCCGGGGGGGATCATCGAAGTTCCCTATCGAGCCCGGGACACCGTGGAAGATGTGATCGCCCGAATCAATAATTCAGGCGCCGAGGTCACAGCCCGGCTCAACCGCACGGGGCAGCTCGAGTTGAAAGGAACTGTAGCAGCCGATCGGGACACCCCCGATTTTGTTCTGCGCCATCTTGAAGACAGCGGGCAGTTTCTGACGGGCTACTCGGGCCTTCTGAACGAGAGCGGCCCTGCCGGGGCCTTTGTCTGGAATCAAGCCGATGCCGTCCTGGGGCTCCGGGGTGAAAACTCCCTGGGGGCGAGCCCGTCCTATTCGGTGGCCCCCCTGCAGAACCCCTCGGGGTGGATTGCCGTTAACCCCGAAGTCCAGCGGGAGCCGCTGAGTGTCGCCAGCTCCTTCTCCGTGGCTGGAGAACCCGGTGAGATCGGCGATGGCCGGGCTGCCCTGGCGATCGCCCAAATTCGAAACACCCCCGTTGGCATTGGTCGGGAAGAGACGCTGGACGACTATTTTGCCGATTCCGTGGCCCGGGTGGGACTCAAGGGAGAACGGGCCGAGATTTCGCTGCGCACCAGCGAACGGATACGAAAGGACCTGACCGATCTGCGGCAATCCATCAGCGGGGTCAACCTGGACGAGGAACTGGCCCAGATGATCAAGTTCCAGCACGGCTACCAGGCGGCAGCACGGTTTATCACCACGGTGGATCGCATGCTCGATACCATCATTAACCGACTCGGATCGTAG
- the tsaE gene encoding tRNA (adenosine(37)-N6)-threonylcarbamoyltransferase complex ATPase subunit type 1 TsaE: MAETHTSRSEEETALTARNLAERIRPGMIITLQGDLGAGKSVFARALGRALGVEEPMPSPTFSLVHEYQGRLPLLHIDLYRLSGEDEFDLLGLEEAMEGAATLVEWPERAPRLLEEAAVRVTITIASQAPHPHDQIRTITIE, encoded by the coding sequence ATAGCCGAAACACACACCAGCCGTTCCGAGGAAGAGACAGCCCTCACCGCCCGGAACCTGGCGGAACGCATCCGGCCCGGGATGATCATCACCCTTCAGGGAGACCTGGGGGCAGGCAAAAGCGTTTTTGCCCGGGCTCTGGGAAGAGCCCTGGGGGTGGAGGAGCCCATGCCAAGCCCGACCTTCTCCCTGGTCCACGAATATCAGGGACGTCTTCCTCTCCTGCACATCGATCTCTACCGCCTCTCGGGGGAGGATGAGTTCGACTTGCTCGGGCTGGAGGAGGCCATGGAGGGGGCGGCAACTCTGGTGGAGTGGCCTGAACGGGCACCCCGGCTACTGGAGGAAGCGGCTGTGCGTGTCACCATCACCATTGCTTCACAGGCCCCGCACCCCCATGACCAAATCAGAACAATCACGATAGAATAG
- a CDS encoding AMP-dependent synthetase/ligase, with product MKPRETIPKRLRERAQQHAQRPFSWSKDESNVFQATSFGEMWQLVTALAWGFRDLGVSRGDHVGIISHNRREWLFTDLAILALGAADVPRGSDSTADEVGYILHHADCKIVIAEDPAQCEKILSRQGNLPLLEKIILFDDYQTPRDRPAPQGIELIPWQEVLDRGNAAGQEGRREIEEEVDAGDSDDVATLLYTSGTTGEPKGVMLTHRSFLFQMDRIVDILFLKPHDIFMTVLPIWHSFERAIEYICLNYGTSLAYSKPIGKVMLADMARLRPAWITSVPRIWEGIRSAVLRNVSTQSPLRQAMFYFFLGVSEMHSGAYNAVRGRIPQFQRRSRIIDALVAMVPLVILTPFWFLGDLLVFRKIRQRLGGRFVAGVAGGGALPPHVDQFFRAVGITVLEGYGLTETGPVLSVRLQKNPIPGTVGPLLPDIEYRVIDEKGREVGPGEKGELHVKSPQVMLGYYKKPELTAEVLQEGWLKTGDLVVFTHTGDFRIVGRSKETIVLLGGENVEPQPIEEAILQSDYIDQVMVVGQDQKFLGALIVPNEELLQKLAQELEIDYVEREELLENEAIHSHLSQQVKERVNSKTGFKSFEQVFRIHLLPRPFEVGGELTQTMKMRRNVIAEKYRRQITALF from the coding sequence ATGAAACCCAGAGAAACAATTCCGAAGCGCCTGCGAGAACGGGCACAACAGCACGCCCAGCGCCCCTTCAGCTGGAGCAAGGACGAGAGCAACGTCTTCCAGGCAACCTCCTTCGGCGAGATGTGGCAGCTGGTCACGGCCCTGGCCTGGGGGTTCCGCGATTTAGGGGTTTCCCGGGGAGATCACGTGGGAATCATCAGCCACAACCGACGGGAGTGGCTCTTTACCGACCTGGCTATCCTGGCCCTGGGAGCAGCCGATGTCCCCCGGGGATCCGATTCCACCGCCGATGAGGTTGGCTATATCCTGCACCACGCCGACTGCAAGATAGTGATCGCCGAAGACCCGGCGCAGTGTGAAAAGATTCTCTCCCGCCAGGGTAATCTCCCCCTGCTGGAAAAGATCATCCTCTTTGATGATTACCAGACGCCCCGGGATCGCCCGGCACCTCAGGGAATAGAGCTGATACCCTGGCAGGAGGTTCTGGACCGGGGGAACGCCGCCGGCCAGGAGGGTCGCCGGGAGATCGAAGAAGAGGTCGATGCCGGAGATTCCGACGATGTGGCAACACTTCTGTATACATCGGGAACCACGGGAGAGCCCAAGGGGGTCATGCTCACCCACCGGTCTTTCCTCTTTCAGATGGACCGGATCGTGGATATCCTTTTCCTGAAGCCTCACGATATTTTCATGACCGTCCTGCCTATCTGGCACTCCTTCGAGCGGGCGATCGAGTATATCTGCCTGAACTACGGGACCAGCCTGGCCTATTCAAAACCGATCGGGAAGGTCATGCTGGCCGATATGGCTCGCCTCCGGCCGGCCTGGATCACCTCGGTGCCACGAATCTGGGAGGGCATCCGCTCGGCGGTGCTGCGAAACGTGAGCACCCAGAGCCCTCTGCGGCAAGCGATGTTCTATTTTTTCCTGGGGGTGAGCGAGATGCATTCCGGAGCATATAATGCTGTACGGGGACGGATACCCCAGTTTCAGCGGCGCTCACGGATTATCGATGCCCTGGTCGCGATGGTCCCCCTGGTGATACTCACCCCTTTCTGGTTTCTGGGAGATCTTCTGGTTTTTCGCAAGATACGCCAGCGTCTGGGTGGGCGCTTTGTTGCGGGCGTCGCCGGCGGAGGAGCCCTCCCCCCCCATGTGGACCAGTTCTTCCGGGCCGTGGGCATCACCGTCCTTGAGGGCTACGGTCTCACCGAAACAGGGCCGGTCCTTTCGGTTCGCCTCCAGAAAAACCCCATCCCCGGAACGGTGGGCCCCCTTCTTCCCGACATCGAGTACCGGGTGATCGACGAGAAGGGCCGGGAAGTTGGCCCCGGCGAGAAAGGCGAGCTTCACGTGAAGAGCCCCCAGGTTATGCTGGGCTATTACAAGAAACCTGAACTCACCGCTGAAGTTCTCCAGGAGGGGTGGCTAAAAACGGGGGATCTGGTGGTTTTTACCCATACCGGCGATTTCAGGATCGTGGGGCGCTCCAAAGAAACGATCGTCCTCCTGGGGGGCGAGAACGTGGAGCCCCAGCCGATAGAAGAGGCGATTCTCCAGTCTGACTACATCGATCAGGTGATGGTGGTAGGGCAAGACCAGAAGTTTCTGGGAGCGCTCATCGTTCCAAACGAGGAGTTGCTGCAAAAGCTGGCCCAGGAGCTGGAGATCGACTACGTAGAGCGGGAAGAACTGCTGGAAAACGAGGCGATCCACTCGCACCTGAGCCAGCAGGTGAAGGAACGGGTGAACAGCAAAACCGGCTTCAAAAGTTTTGAGCAGGTTTTCCGCATTCATCTCCTGCCCCGACCCTTTGAAGTGGGGGGAGAACTCACCCAGACCATGAAGATGCGCCGGAACGTGATCGCCGAGAAGTACCGACGGCAAATCACCGCGCTTTTCTAG
- the flgN gene encoding flagellar export chaperone FlgN, which translates to MKSSADQPMIPARAARLLECLQRQTSLLDQLTVHQKALQTEVLRRDWDRLEELLEELHPLGEALAGIENERDQAFHDLAQAAETGRSLAAILAKLPREIRADVSEAYRALKVAVLRLQSNTASMDTYLRSSMATNREVLRELFPEWAAPGYSRTGQGNMGAETAGTALMVNHHQ; encoded by the coding sequence GTGAAGAGTTCTGCAGATCAGCCCATGATTCCGGCCCGGGCGGCCCGCCTGCTGGAGTGTCTCCAGCGTCAGACCTCGTTGCTGGATCAACTTACGGTCCACCAGAAGGCATTGCAGACGGAGGTTCTTCGTCGGGATTGGGATCGCCTGGAGGAACTCCTGGAAGAGCTTCATCCCCTGGGTGAGGCCCTTGCCGGGATCGAGAACGAACGGGATCAGGCCTTTCATGACCTGGCTCAGGCCGCAGAGACCGGGAGGTCTCTGGCAGCGATTCTGGCGAAACTTCCCCGGGAGATTCGGGCCGATGTGAGCGAGGCCTACCGGGCTCTGAAGGTGGCTGTTCTCCGTCTCCAGAGCAACACTGCCTCGATGGACACGTACCTGCGCTCCTCCATGGCGACAAACCGTGAGGTTTTGAGAGAACTCTTTCCCGAATGGGCTGCTCCTGGCTATTCCCGTACCGGTCAGGGGAATATGGGTGCCGAAACAGCGGGAACGGCCCTGATGGTGAATCACCACCAGTGA
- the fliD gene encoding flagellar filament capping protein FliD, translating to MSNITIPGISNRQGMDTSKMIEDLMKLERRPVERLEREVETFELQQQTWRELGRNLSDLRDAARRLYGFENPFRNRLGEASDPSVLSVSASRQAREGREEITVLQTAGRDRFASASIDRNYRVAPGTYQFSLGDTTRSFRFGGGSLNDFADQVNRRVSDVVRVSIVPETRSTRILVFEGQGEGAEARLSFGEAAEELVHDIGLFAPPRSEESVFLLEGHPLRLEPGHEERISLGKRFTLEPGMVLQYEARTEELPREEWTPPPTPPGAEFPPPGGVTLGGITLRNESDRIPLPRPEPPEPPREVKNNQALTIIGDGDERDLPPLPEGQQYQTVTIPAERLPAAAQEFRFANQNTHRALEIKNIRIYDPNLRDGAVAANAIETARDARILYSGVEITRPSNEIDDLIPGVTLSLRRPSPQPVEITVSPDRESAKDSIINFVGYYNQVIRDINIYTRSDPSIIDQIDYFTPDEQEQMQKRLGLFQGDSALNQLRTRLQTIMMDAYGGADDALRLLAEIGISSNASGRGGIDTSRMRGYLEINEATLDQALERNYTAVGRLFGRDTSGDLSADTGVAVSLEQFVTPYVRIGGVVAGRSSSLDTRISQAESRIDRYNSRLEDTEQRLRREFGRMEGALEQLEEQSRSLDNLPGIGRGQGN from the coding sequence GTGTCAAACATAACCATTCCAGGCATCTCAAATCGGCAAGGCATGGATACCTCCAAGATGATTGAGGATCTCATGAAGCTGGAGCGTCGGCCCGTGGAGCGGCTGGAACGCGAAGTTGAAACCTTCGAGCTCCAGCAGCAAACCTGGCGGGAGTTGGGACGAAACCTTTCGGACCTGCGCGATGCAGCCCGCCGACTGTACGGCTTTGAAAACCCCTTTCGCAACCGCCTGGGCGAAGCCAGCGACCCCTCGGTTCTCTCGGTTTCGGCCTCCCGCCAGGCCCGGGAGGGCCGGGAAGAGATCACAGTCCTCCAGACGGCAGGTCGGGATCGCTTTGCCTCAGCCTCGATTGACCGAAATTACCGTGTCGCTCCCGGGACCTATCAGTTCTCTCTGGGCGATACCACCCGATCCTTCCGCTTCGGCGGGGGATCCCTGAATGATTTTGCCGATCAGGTAAACCGGCGTGTTTCCGATGTCGTACGAGTCAGCATTGTTCCCGAAACCCGGTCAACTCGCATCCTCGTCTTTGAAGGACAGGGAGAGGGAGCCGAGGCTCGCCTTTCCTTTGGCGAGGCAGCGGAAGAACTGGTCCACGATATCGGACTCTTTGCCCCACCCCGGTCCGAAGAATCGGTATTTCTCCTGGAAGGACACCCCTTGCGTCTGGAGCCGGGCCATGAGGAAAGGATATCCCTGGGAAAACGCTTCACCCTGGAACCCGGAATGGTTCTTCAGTACGAGGCCCGCACGGAAGAACTGCCCCGGGAAGAATGGACCCCTCCCCCAACCCCGCCGGGCGCCGAGTTTCCCCCTCCCGGGGGCGTAACCCTGGGGGGAATTACCCTTCGCAACGAGTCTGACCGCATTCCCCTGCCCCGGCCGGAACCTCCCGAGCCGCCCCGGGAGGTGAAGAACAACCAGGCCCTGACAATTATCGGCGACGGCGACGAGCGGGATCTGCCGCCCCTCCCGGAGGGCCAGCAGTACCAAACTGTCACGATTCCCGCCGAGCGCCTTCCTGCCGCGGCACAGGAGTTCCGCTTTGCAAACCAGAACACCCATCGAGCCCTGGAGATCAAAAACATCCGGATCTACGATCCAAACCTCCGCGACGGAGCAGTTGCGGCAAACGCGATCGAGACAGCCCGGGATGCCCGTATCCTCTATAGCGGTGTAGAGATCACCCGGCCCTCCAACGAGATCGACGATCTTATCCCGGGGGTCACCCTCTCGCTTCGCCGCCCCTCGCCGCAACCGGTGGAGATCACCGTCAGCCCCGACAGGGAGTCTGCAAAGGATTCGATCATCAACTTTGTCGGATACTACAATCAAGTCATCCGCGATATTAACATCTATACCCGCAGCGATCCCTCGATCATCGACCAGATCGACTACTTTACCCCCGACGAACAGGAACAGATGCAGAAGCGACTGGGCCTCTTCCAGGGAGACAGCGCTCTCAACCAGCTGAGAACACGTCTCCAGACGATCATGATGGACGCCTACGGCGGAGCCGACGATGCCCTGCGCCTTCTGGCGGAGATCGGCATCTCCTCGAACGCCTCGGGCCGGGGAGGAATAGACACATCCCGCATGCGGGGCTATCTGGAAATAAACGAAGCAACTCTGGATCAGGCTCTGGAGCGCAACTACACCGCCGTGGGACGGCTCTTCGGCCGGGATACCTCGGGTGATCTTTCGGCCGACACGGGCGTGGCGGTCTCGCTGGAACAGTTTGTAACCCCCTATGTACGCATAGGAGGAGTGGTTGCCGGACGCTCGAGCAGCCTTGATACACGAATTTCCCAGGCCGAATCGCGGATAGACCGCTACAACAGCCGCCTGGAAGATACGGAGCAGCGCCTGCGCCGGGAGTTCGGCCGCATGGAAGGAGCCCTGGAACAGCTTGAAGAACAGTCGCGATCTCTGGATAATCTACCCGGTATTGGCAGAGGCCAGGGTAACTGA
- a CDS encoding flagellar hook-associated protein 3, producing the protein MQRISTNLPNDSMQFYLRERTRAMQQLQNQVATQSRITNLRDDPLAAAHATRYRSYTVRLERFGDNIGTIKDRNQIAEGYVQRSVDLLQRARELAVQGAHGTYAPEDLRHMGNEINEILQEMVELGNARGSDGTTIFSGDRTKQQPFQVLTGMVTGDNQRMITEVHYQGTITAQSAEVSENVFVEANLPGNRVFWAESQQIQSRQDARQYQVDQDGTFSVNGVDITLREGDTAFSVIQKINDAGAGVRARLDPVHSSLVIEGTSPRQIWLQDGPGSQVLQDLGLIASGEDRPPGNIAPSARVSGGSVFDSLIALRDQMMSGDQEAIGSRGLRAVDSSLDSMFGTLGKIGAVNARLEGSYKRNDMEILDVKGQDSRLTDVDFAEAITDLKMLEMTHRAALGVSARVIQPTLLDFLR; encoded by the coding sequence ATGCAACGCATCAGCACGAATTTGCCGAATGACTCCATGCAGTTTTATCTGCGGGAACGCACCCGGGCAATGCAACAGCTCCAGAATCAGGTTGCCACGCAGTCGCGGATTACCAACTTGCGGGACGATCCCCTGGCGGCTGCCCACGCCACGCGGTATCGCTCCTATACGGTGCGCCTCGAGCGTTTCGGCGACAACATCGGCACCATCAAGGACAGGAACCAGATCGCCGAAGGCTATGTCCAGCGGTCGGTCGATCTCCTTCAGCGGGCGCGGGAACTGGCTGTCCAGGGTGCGCACGGCACGTATGCACCCGAGGACCTCCGGCACATGGGGAACGAGATAAACGAGATTCTTCAGGAGATGGTGGAGCTGGGAAACGCCCGGGGTTCCGACGGCACCACGATCTTTTCGGGGGACCGCACAAAGCAGCAGCCCTTCCAGGTTCTCACGGGCATGGTCACTGGCGACAACCAGCGGATGATCACCGAGGTTCATTACCAGGGAACGATCACGGCCCAGTCGGCCGAAGTCAGCGAAAATGTCTTTGTGGAAGCCAACTTGCCGGGAAACCGCGTCTTTTGGGCCGAGTCGCAGCAGATTCAGTCCCGCCAGGATGCCCGGCAGTACCAGGTTGATCAGGATGGAACCTTTTCCGTGAACGGCGTGGATATTACCCTCCGCGAAGGCGACACGGCCTTTTCGGTGATCCAGAAGATCAACGATGCCGGAGCGGGGGTGCGGGCGCGCCTGGATCCTGTTCATTCAAGCCTGGTAATCGAGGGGACCAGTCCCCGGCAAATCTGGCTCCAGGATGGACCGGGATCGCAGGTCCTGCAGGATCTGGGACTCATCGCGTCCGGCGAGGACCGGCCTCCCGGAAATATCGCTCCCTCGGCGAGGGTCTCGGGAGGGTCAGTCTTTGATTCCCTCATAGCTCTTCGGGATCAGATGATGAGCGGCGATCAGGAAGCTATCGGCTCCCGGGGGCTTCGCGCTGTGGATAGCTCCCTGGATTCAATGTTCGGCACGCTGGGGAAAATTGGTGCAGTCAACGCTCGTCTCGAGGGGAGCTACAAGCGCAACGATATGGAAATCCTCGACGTGAAAGGCCAGGATTCCCGCCTCACCGACGTGGATTTTGCCGAGGCAATTACCGATTTGAAGATGCTGGAGATGACCCATCGCGCTGCCCTGGGGGTTTCTGCCCGGGTCATCCAGCCCACGCTGCTTGATTTTCTCCGGTAG